One window of Aspergillus oryzae RIB40 DNA, chromosome 3 genomic DNA carries:
- a CDS encoding uncharacterized protein (predicted protein) translates to MVELGISFGTIKSLLIFFAPIILPRIVNFYRSTRVALASRPAPRALPQDASRALNVLFFAIIFFLLLSLPFNPHAPSPNIFTLTRSRLNTPTDVVFNRLARYRPENTLTDADTLLRSKFTSLGARKVYLRFGPETLTGCQFCSLDNINTYLLYYLPFHTLLPHLFHMVIVGLVTSAPFAGREAAGWRNKFTMAGIALATLDAYIVFTYDPVQSASAAVRAGISPPSSLYHQITLLRPLAFAIFDGICSFLIYVTATHRFFFTPPSQAEQVDQLVGSSLSALSGATAKLHAVNVARNAVVRDKVLKDRDDAYWRAVVAMNADTTKADGGGLSTNIWEEEEVVRAMSRAMAGEGGVDLAKLGVSAAEYVNGVTADLDNDAEPHEKS, encoded by the exons ATGGTGGAACTAGGGATCTCCTTTGGAAC CATCAAATCtctcttgatcttcttcgcaCCGATCATTTTACCTCGTATCGTCAACTTCTACCGGAGTACGCGAGTCGCATTAGCATCACGTCCAGCGCCTCGGGCTCTCCCTCAGGATGCATCGCGTGCCCTGaatgttctcttctttgcgatcatcttcttcttacTCCTTAGCCTACCGTTTAACCCCCATGCGCCGAGCCCAAACATCTTCACTCTGACACGTTCACGCCTCAATACTCCAACGGACGTCGTATTCAATCGGCTGGCGCGCTATAGACCAGAGAACACATTGACAGACGCAGACACACTACTACGGTCCAAGTTTACGTCGCTGGGGGCCAGAAAGGTGTACCTACGTTTTGGGCCAGAAACGTTGACAGGATGTCAGTTCTGCTCGCTTGACAATATAAACACCTACCTCCTATATTATCTTCCCTTTCACACACTACTTCCACATCTCTTCCACATGGTGATAGTGGGCTTGGTTACGTCGGCACCGTTCGCAGGTCGAGAGGCGGCAGGCTGGCGCAACAAGTTCACGATGGCGGGCATCGCTCTGGCTACCCTAGATGCTTACATCGTATTTACTTACGATCCAGTGCAGTCAGCGTCCGCTGCTGTACGGGCTGGTATCAGTCCGCCATCGAGTTTGTACCATCAGATCACCCTGTTGCGCCCCTTGGCGTTTGCGATCTTTGACGGCATCTGCTCTTTCTTGATTTACGTGACGGCCACCCaccgtttcttcttcaccccTCCCTCCCAAGCGGAACAAGTGGATCAGTTGGTGGGCTCATCCCTGTCGGCTCTGTCTGGAGCCACTGCGAAGCTCCACGCCGTGAACGTGGCTCGCAATGCGGTTGTCAGGGACAAAGTGTTGAAAGACCGAGATGATGCATATTGGCGGGCAGTTGTTGCGATGAACGCGGACACCACTAAGGCCGACGGTGGAGGTCTGTCGACTAATAtctgggaggaagaagaagtggtgCGAGCTATGTCGCGGGCGATGGCAGGTGAAGGAGGAGTAGATTTGGCCAAGTTGGGTGTTAGCGCGGCGGAATATGTCAATGGAGTGACGGCCGACTTGGATAATGATGCTGAGCCTCATGAGAAATCATAG
- a CDS encoding uncharacterized protein (predicted protein): MLEVQAGWEAPAIKANLLLRPGTLSTTTTITTTTTTTTTTTTTTTTTTTTTTTTTTTTTTTNTALPLSTITITITTTITTTITTTITTTITTINLMNIIDYI, translated from the exons ATGCTCGAAGTTCAAGCTGGATGGGAAGCGCCCGCGATCAAAgccaatctccttctcaggCCTGGGACTCT ctctactaccactaccatcactaccaccaccactaccaccaccactaccaccaccactaccaccaccactaccaccactactaccaccaccaccactaccactaccactaccaatACAGCACTACCACTCAgtactattactattactattactactactattactactactattaccactactattactactactattaccaCTATTAATTTAATGAATAttattgattatatataa
- a CDS encoding uncharacterized protein (predicted protein), with product MSAAAQYYYVSVVAVHGLNPKNKVNHAERTWESNGKLWLEDFLPNKLPRARTMLFGYKSNVSIESSSAGVREQAQNLLIQLGLERKTFACASETCGNEISNSWSA from the exons ATGAGCGCTGCTGCACAGTACTACTATG TTAGTGTCGTTGCAGTCCATGGCCTTAACCCTAAAAACAAGGTAAACCATGCGGAGAGGACTTGGGAGTCCAATGGGAAATTGTGGCTTGAGGATTTCCTCCCTAACAAGCTTCCACGTGCCAGGACAATGCTCTTCGGTTATAAGTCCAATGTTAGCATTGagtcttcttcagctggcgTGCGAGAGCAGGCGCAAAATCTTCTTATTCAACTAGGTCTAGAGAGAAAGACCT TCGCTTGTGCAAGCGAGACTTG TGGAAATGAGATCAGCAACTCTTGGTCTGCCTGA
- a CDS encoding 4F5 domain protein (TPR repeat) yields MAQLSSQLEIVVSMTEAESASLIKSTATEQCPEDSEVDELAELLEHLPLAIVQAMSFIQENALTVGEYIELYNDSDETRMDLLCEPFETLGRDTEVSNALATTLMVSINHIKERDTKVIGVLSLPAFLDHSHIPKSLLQKQLKKALDLVKTLGTLKTLSLITPSRDKDSFSLHRLVQLVLRKWLIIKDDFEEKAIQAMDILLERSLSTLRFIPELHGEGLKKRRLHLQEGIAYCLWSQGRCNEAEELDILILEEKKQYFGRDHPETLESMASLASTYQNQGRWSEAEALDMYIVETRKKLLGPRHNLTLTSMANLASAYEYLGRLQEAETLRVEVLEERKSNFGEEHDSTIGAMASLGALYLDLGKMESAEVLIRRSWSWRKNYGSGHQVTWLSAGTMAQLYRAQGEFQKAEDLSIETIRTIESALGPNHSLAGKQDSVPYDMLARKDRLATIYWNKGLVRESEILERELFKESIQKLGQRHSLTLKCKYSVAVILNRHGREAEAIQLLVETTNNEEVLGPFHENTLTSIGTLSEWCGADKAISMLLEAQEARDKYSHVTVAWESIVNLLQQMELGSCESEYLLCKGQSSEPKIKWIPAEPSMTLKTANSLSGTQYQQKKESDAEIMRRKQANADAAKAGSDKKK; encoded by the exons ATGGCTCAATTATCATCACAACTCGAGATC GTCGTCTCTATGACGGAGGCAGAGTCAGCATCCCTTATCAAGTCTACTGCGACTGAACAGTGTCCTGAGGACTCCGAAGTAGACGAACTTGCTGAATTACTAGAGCATCTGCCGCTTGCTATAGTACAAGCTATGTCTTTCATACAGGAGAACGCACTAACGGTGGGTGAATATATCGAGTTATACAATGACAGCGACGAAACTCGGATGGATTTACTATGCGAACCATTTGAAACTTTAGGGAGGGATACGGAGGTCTCAAATGCCCTTGCTACGACGTTAATGGTCTCCATCAACCACATTAAAGAGCGAGACACCAAAGTCATTGGGGTCTTATCGCTGCCTGCTTTCCTTGACCACTCTCATATTCCTAAGAGTTTACTTCAAAAACAATTAAAGAAGGCACTGGATCTCGTCAAGACCCTAGGCACATTGAAGACACTCTCCCTTATAACCCCTAGCAGGGACAAAGACAGCTTTTCGTTGCATCGGTTGGTGCAACTAGTGTTACGTAAATGGCTGATAATCAAGGACGACtttgaggagaaggccattcAGGCTATGGATATCTTGCTGGAGCGTTCCCTG TCAACCCTCAGGTTTATTCCAGAACTGCATGGAgagggcttgaagaagaggaggttgCATCTTCAAGAAGGTATAGCTTATTGCCTGTGGTCACAGGGCCGCTGTAATGAGGCCGAGGAACTAGATATTCTGATattggaggagaaaaagcagtACTTTGGTAGGGATCATCCAGAGACCTTGGAGAGTATGGCTAGCCTGGCATCGACATATCAAAACCAGGGAAGGTGGTCGGAGGCAGAAGCATTGGATATGTATATTGtcgaaacaaggaaaaagctGCTGGGGCCACGCCACAATCTTACTTTGACTAGTATGGCAAACCTAGCCTCGGCCTATGAGTACCTTGGCCGACTCCAAGAGGCAGAGACTCTGAGAGTGGAAGTTttagaagagagaaagtcCAACTTTGGGGAGGAACATGACAGCACGATCGGCGCTATGGCTAGCCTAGGGGCTCTCTACCTTGACCTagggaaaatggaaagcGCAGAGGTTCTGATACGACGTTcctggagttggagaaaaAATTATGGCTCGGGGCACCAAGTAACTTGGCTGAGCGCTGGCACCATGGCTCAGTTGTATAGAGCTCAAGGAGAATtccaaaaagcagaagacTTGAGCATCGAAACTATTCGGACAATCGAGAGCGCTCTAGGGCCGAATCATTCCCT agctggaaaaCAGGATTCGGTCCCATATGATATGCTGGCCAGAAAAGATAGACTGGCAACGATATATTGGAACAAGGGACTCGTGAGAGAGTCCGAAATTCTCGAGAGGGAACTGTTCAAAGAAAGCATTCAAAAGCTAGGTCAGCGCCATTCTCTCACATTGAAATGCAAATACTCTGTGGCAGTAATCCTAAACCGTCATGGCCGAGAAGCAGAGGCAATCCAGTTGTTGGTCGAGACGACGAATAACGAGGAAGTACTTGGGCCTTTCCACGAGAACACTCTGACATCTATCGGGACACTGTCGGAATGGTGTGGCGCAGACAAGGCTATAAGCatgcttctagaagctcAGGAAGCCCGGGATAAATATTCGCACGTCACAGTGGCCTGGGAGTCTATCGTGAacctccttcaacagatGGAATTGG ggTCATGCGAATCGGAATATCTCCTCTGTAAAGGCCAATCCTCCGAGCCAAA GATTAAATGGATACCGGCGGAACCTTCCATGACCCTT AAAACAGCCAACAGTTTGTCCGGGACGCAGTACCAGCAGAAAAAGGAGTCGGATGCCGAGATCATGCGAAGGAAACAAGCAAATG CCGACGCAGCGAAAGCCGGATCCgataaaaagaaatga